The Syntrophorhabdaceae bacterium region GGAGACGAAAAAGATGGCCATGACGAGGAAAGTGGAGATGGAGTTCTTAAAACCCATTGCGTGCAATATTCACTACAGGGCGCAGGGCAAGTTTGTCCGGATGGAGAAGAAAGACATTCACGCAACCGCCTGGGTGGAAGATGGAAACGGCGAAATATACGCCAGGATGAATGCGGTCTTCAGGGAAGGCAAGAAGATCGATCTTCAGGGGGTTGCGAACAGAATGGAACTCGACACGGCAACGCCCGAAATGAGGGAGTTCTTCCTCTCCCTCGGAAGGCAGGATTAAACGACATGGGGCAGGTCTTCGAGAAGAGGGTTCTCACGGGCTCTCTTCAGATGTCTGAGGATGCCCCGTCATCCCTCACTTACTTTTCTGGCGATTAACCGGTCGGGATCCGGGAAATCGTAATTCAGGAGATCTTCCGGCCGTACCCATTTCACTTCTTCATGATCTTTCAGAGTAATTTCTCCTGACACGTGTCTCGCCCGGTACGCATAGAGTACGATGGCCGACTCACAATTAAGCACGTGTTTATTGAGCGAAATAAGCGGCCCTACGTGGATCTCGATATCGAGTTCTTCGCGGATTTCCCTTTTCAGGCACTCTTCAAGGGTCTCATTATCTTCGAGCTTTCCGCCGGGAAACTCCCAGGCGTAGCCCATGAAAGGGGTCTTTCTCCTGGCGATGAGGATCTTGCCGTCCTTCTCGATCACAGCTGCGGTGACGGGAACATACTCAGGGTTTGTCATAGCGAGAATGGTGCCTCACTGTTCGGCGGCTTTCATGCTGCCGGCGAGCATACTAAGAAAGTCGGTCAGCGATTTTTCGCCGTTTGCCGCATCGCTTAGCAAATAGGTAATTCTTACCTTCACGAACTGGCCTTTATAACCGGTCAAATAGAGATGGGAGACGCGTTCATTACTATCCTGGGTAAAGATCATCCTACTGTGGAGGAAGGAGTAGGCGCCCACTCGCACCGTCTCTTTTGGCAACTCCATGACAATGTCTTTGTAGATGCCCATTTTTTCCACCGCGTAAACGTCACTGACGGCCTGTTCAAACTGCGCGGAGATGAGAGGAGCTGCAGCGCCGGTGGGGACGGATCCCTGATCCAGGTCGTAGAGGAATACGTCAGCCTTGAAGGTTTCAGCGCGATACATGATGCCCACACCGAGCCCCGGGCTCTCCTTTTCATAGTCCCTTACGCTGACAAGTTTTGCCTGCCCCACTGTATCGGGAAAAATAAGACCTGTCCCCGGGTGTTGATAAGCTAAGGCACCTGCCTTTGCGTTAGCTACACAGCATATCAAAACCAGGATAGTCAAGACAGATGAACGTCGCACAGCGGAGCTTTTCATGGAGGCGCTCACGGATCATTGTAGAAGACAAACTGAACAGTGTCAATCTCTTTATGCTGTTTAAGGGTTTTTTGAAAATGAACACACGAATGCTGCCGGGGTATGCCAAGCGTAAGCGTTCCAAAGGGGCGAATATTCGCGGGAACTTGCCTGCGGCGGCGATTATACGTACGCTTAAGCATTTCCCCCGGCCGCATAAATTTTGGGGTTGCCGTTGACACGCGGCCCGATGTATAAAGAAGAAAAGGTCTGTTACTTCGATTCGGAGGGCATGACATATGAGCGTCTACAACCTGGTTTCTGCCGGTGGTATTGTTTTCTTCATTGCCTTTTTATTTCTCTTTTCTCAGAGTAGAAGGCGCGTCAGCTTCAGGGTGATCTTCTGGGGTATCGCATTGCAGATTCTTTTCGCCCTGTTCGTTTTTCTTTTTCCGCTCGGGGCTAAGTTCTTCCTGTTTCTGAACGACGCAACTATGAAGCTGATCGACAGCGCGTTCGAAGGCATCAGGTTTCTTTTCGGGCCTCTCGCGACGGCCCCCGGGGAGGCGGGTTCGCTGGGTTTTATCCTCGCCTTTCAGGCACTGCCTTCCATCATATTCTTCGCTGCCCTGATGGAACTACTCTATCACGTGGGCCTCATGGAGAAACTCATAGACGTCTTTGCCCGGATATTCAGAATGGTAATGGGTATCAGCGGGGCCGAGTCGCTCTGCGCTTCGGCCCAGATATTTCTTGGGATTGAATCAAACCTCACGGTGAGGCCCTATCTGAGCAAGATGACAAAATCGGAATTGCTCGTTGTGCTCACAACCGGTATGGCGACGATCGCGTCGAGCGTGCTCGGCTTCTATGTTATTATCCTCGCCGGTGTTTTTCCAACCGTGGCCGGCCATCTCATATCGGCATCCATACTCCTTGCCCCCTCAGCCATCCTGGCAAGCAAGATCATCATACCGGAAACGGAGATTCCTCTGACGCTCGGAAAGGTCGTAAAGGTCGAATATACAAAGGCCGATAACGTGATCGAGGCGATTATAAACGGGGCCATGGCAGGGGTCAAGATGGTCGTGGGGATCGGCGCTCTGCTCATCGCATTCATCGGGCTCGTCTCTCTCGTGGACGTTGGCCTTCTCTATGCGGGCAAAGGCCTCGGGTTTCTCTTGAAGACTCCGGTGGATATCACCATTAACCATATTCTCCAGTATGTCTTTTATCCGTTCACCGTGGCTATGGGGGTTCCCCCTGTGGATGCGCCGGCTATAGCCAAGATCATTGGAGAGCGGATTATCATGACTGAGGTAAAGTCATATCAGGACCTGAGTCTCATCATGAAAGAGGGAAAGATAGTCTATGAACGGAGCGCCGTCATAGCCACCTATGCGCTCTGCGGCTTTGCTCATGTACCCTCGCTTGCGATTTTTGTCGGCGGTACCTCCAGCCTGGTTCCGGAAAGAACCAAGGACATTGCGATCCTGGGACTCTGGTCACTACTCGCGGCAAACGTCGCCTGTTTTATAACGGGCGCCGTTGCCGGCCTGTTCTATACCGGCGGTGGCGGCATACTTTTGCATCCATGAGCAGAGGAGCGTTTCTTCCGGCGGGCCTGCGTTTAAGTCCGGTGAATCAGTGCCGGTTCGATACCCACACCTTATGGGCGGGCACCCATGTGCCGTTCACATACTGGCCAGGCACTTCAATCCACTCTCCTGTGGCGGGATTGGGTGCTGCATTTGAAGTGGCGGCCGGATCGGGTGATGCGTAAGCCTGGTTCGGCACATACACGGGCTGCGGATTAACATAGACGACGGTCGGTGGAGGATAAGCGTATACAGGGGCCGGATAAGGGTAGTAATAATATGGACGAGCTATGGCGGTGCCGAGTATGACTCCGCCTATGAACGCACCGGGTGCGTACCAGCCGTAATGATGTCCGAAGTGACCCCAGGCGTGACTACTCGCGGGCAAAAAGAGCACGGCCACAATCAGGACGACGGCTACGATTATTGAAACGTGGCGTCTCATACAAACCTCCTTTAGCGCGCTTAAGCGTGTGCGCCATACCTAATTATATCAGATAAAGGCAAAAAGAAAAAGAAGAGGCCTCTTTCATTACCCTGGCCTATAGACCCAACCTTTGTCGCTTCGCCTCGATATGCGCCATGATGCCGTCCACGGCCTTGGTATAATCCGTTTCGACGTTTAAGACACCGCCCGTCAGGTCCTTGAGGTCCGAGGTCAAAAGCCTCACGAGATTCGGTCCCCCGGTGACCGTGGGCACCGGGTTGACGTAGGTGTAAAGACCGAGGGCCAGCGCGAAAATAGCGTCGATCGTCGCCTTCTGTTCCATATACTCAGGCGCCACGGCGGCTACGGGGAGGTCCGGGATGGCGATGCCTGTGGCATTAGATATCAAGAACAGAAGGTCGGCAAGTCGGCCCGTATCGGTGCATGTACCGAAGGAGAGCACCGGGGGGAGGGAAAGGGTGTCGCATACCTTTTTCAAACCTTCTCCGGCAAACTCCTTTGCATTGGGGCTCGTAAGCCCTGCAACCTGCATGGCCCCGTTTCCGCACCCCATGGAGAGCACAAGCACATCGCGCTTGATCAGTTCCTTGGCAATGCGGACACTATGGATGTCTTGCCCGACGTCGCGTAGCGTGGTGCAGGAGACAAGACCGGCGATGCCCCTCACCAGACCGTTATTTAACGCGTCGAAGAGCGGGGTCAGGGTGCCGCCCAGGGCGTCGAGGATACTTTCCGATGAAAAGCCGACTGTCGCTTCAGTAACGGGCAGGCCGACTACCGCCTCCACCGTGGATCGCCTCTCTTTGAAATTGGCTATGGCCATCTCAAGAAGGACCGCCGCCTGCTTTTCCGCTTCCTGCGGCACGTATTCAAGTCTGTCGGTGACGCCTTCAAAGACCACAAGGGGGCTTACCGCAACGAGCTTGAATCTGTATTTCTCCGCGTACTTGGGATCTATGGGCATGGAACAGTTCATGTCGCAGGCAAACAGATCCACGCATCCGCTTGCAAGCACGGCTTCCTGCATGATCCAGTTGCCGGTGAAACCATAGAATACGTCATCCATGGCCCATCGTTGGATCATCTCCTGACCCGTCTCGATGTTGGCGATAACGCGAAGTCCTTTGGCGCCTGCTATCTTCGCTTTTTCCTGCCAAGCCGGTTTTCGCGCCAGTTCAACCATAGCGAACCCTAAAAAAGGTTCATGGCCGTTCGGGAGCACGTTCACATAGGTGGGGTCGAGAACACCAAGATCAACGCGCATGGTGTGGGGCCTCGGTATGCCGAAGAGAACATCCTGGCAGTATTCGTTGACGATCTGACTCTGATAGGCCATGGCAATGCCGAGCCGCATAGCTTTCAGGGCGAGGCTTGCGTAATAGCCGTCTACATTGGTGAGACAGGAGCTTGTAGCGAACATCATTTCACCGTGGATGCCGCCGGGGAATATTCCGAGCTTCTTCCAGACCGCCTTTCTTTCCATGGGAGCGAGTGTTTCCACGATATAGCTCGGCTCATCGTATTTGCGATTGAAATCGGCCTCAAAATAGTTACAGAGCATGATTGCTAACTCATCAGGGGGAAAATCCGAGGGTATGTTAAATCGGTTGGCAAAGGCCGAAAGCTTTTCCGGTTCCCTAATGGTGAAGGGTGAACGTCCATCAGCCACCGCCCGCAGTGTTTTTACGGTCTGTTCAGTATGGTAGTGGTATGTCGAAGCCCCCATGACGTTGCGCAGCAGCATCATACGCATGGCCATGCCATCGCCTGTGATGCCGCAGACGCCTCGTTTGTCTTTTGCGACATCAGCCCTGCAGGGACCGTTCGAGCACAGATCGCACCGCACGCCGCCCTGACAGAAGGGGCACCTTTGGTCGGGGCTTGAGCTGAGACCCTGGGCTTCATATCTGTCCCATATATTCGTCATGCCGTCCTTCTTAATCCGTTCGTACATCCTTCTTACGGACTCATGATATGAAATTCTGTCCCCTTCCATGAAAACCTCCTTCTAAATTATGTCGGTGTTAATCTAATCAAATATAAGAAGGCTCGTCAAGCCACAAGGGTTGTTACCGGTGAGACCAAAAGAAATAAGACCCGCGCGTTTACAATTTGCGTAGGGAGGCCTACAAAAATTGTAGGTTGTTTGTGACGTAGTTTGCACAAAATGTCATAATTATCAACGTGGTACATGTATTACAAAGCGGTACAAAAATTGCATATATACCATATAATTTGTCTGGTTAACAGAGCCCCATAGACGGTGCGAGATTAGAGTCCTAAATGCGGACTCACGATTGGCAAGCGGACACGAAAACTACCCAGACAGTGAGAATACTGCTTTCTCTCGCGAAAGGCAGAGACGCTTTATGGATGAAATGGAACATGCCTTCTTTGGAGAGGCACCCTGGTTCCGTACAATCCTAAACAACATGCCTCATCCGGTATATTGTCAGGACGTACAGGGGTACTATCTCGCTTATAACCGGGCTTTCCTTAAGCTCTTCGGTGAGGGGCTTCATGAAAGCTACGTGGGTAAAACCGTTTTTGACCTTCCCATCAGTCCCGAAGAAAGGGTGTCCTGGCATAAGGCTGATCTGGACCTGTACCGCTCACCGGGCGACAGAACCCACGAACAGACACTTACGTTCCCGGACGGCTCGGTACGAAACGTGTGCTTGAGAAGAAATACCTTGTGTCATGCGGACGGCAAAGTGGCAGGGATTGTCGGTTTTATGAGCGATACGCCAAATAGCGCAATCGTCAAAGATGAGCGACGAAGCGAGGCGCAGTTCGATAAGTCATCAGAAGCCTCTCCGGATGCCATACTCTTCGTTGAAAATGGGATCATCACGGATGCCAATGAGAGAACGGGCCGTATGTTCGGCCTTGACCGTAATCTGTTGGTCGGTCGAAGCTTAGCGGACTTCATCGCCTCCGAACCCGGAAGCGCTACGGAACGCAGGGTCGATTCGTCCGGAGAAGAAAGGTACGAAACGGTAGGTGTGAGAAGAGACGGCACAATCTTCCCCATCGGCGTGTCCACCCGGCCCCTTGATTTGGATGGTAAACAGATCGGGGTATCGGTCGTGAGGGATCTTACGGAACAGAAGAAGATGGAAGAAGAAATCTTAAAGTCGAAGAACCTCCAGTCGGTGGGAACCCTGGCGGGGGGCATCGCCCACGACTTCAACAACCTTCTCATGGCCATCGTAGGCAACATCTCACTTGCCAGGTTACACGCATCCGAGGGCAGCAAGACGGTTGACTACTTAGCGGAGGCCGAGCGTATCGTTTTTATGGGAAAGGAACTGACAAACCAGCTCCTCACATTCTCAAACGGCGTGGACGCGGTAAAGAAGCATATCGACATCGCACCGCTCGTCAAGGAAACGGCAGAAGAGATCTTCCGGGGTTCCTTCATCAAACCGCATTATACCATTGCGGACGATCTTTTCCTGGTGGAGGTCGATGAGAATCAGATAAGGCGCGTGATCCGTAACATAATCTCGAACGCTAAGGAGGCCATGCCGGGGGGTGGCACCATTTCGATCACGTGCGAAAATGCGAACATTACCATGCAGCATAAGCTGCCGCTCCCCAAGGGAAAGTACGTGCGTATCCTGATTCAGGACGAAGGGGTAGGGATATCCAGGGAAAATCTGTCTAAAATTTTCGATCCTTACTTCACGACAAAGGACATGGGACCGAAAAAAGGGGTCGGTCTCGGACTTGCCATCTCCTATTCAATTATCAGGCGACACAACGGCTATATCTATGTTGATTCGGCTCCGGACAAAGGCGCAACGTTTCAGATTTATCTGCCCGCTTACAAGCAGCCGGTCTCATTGGCGTCCGCAAGAAAAGAGGTCCTTGCCCGGGGTAAAGGCAGGGTCCTGGTACTCGATGATGAAAAACTGGTTCTCGAGATTGCTGAGGAGTTGTTGCGATACATGGGTTATGAAGTCACCACCACGCAGACCGGCGAAGAGGCTGTTTTTCTCTACAGAGAGGCGATGGGTTCGGATGCGTCCTACGATGCAGTCATTCTTGACCTGGCCATAGAGGATGGTATGGGTGGTGCTGAAGTGATGGAGAACCTGAAGGCCATGGATCCGCGGGTCAGGGCTATTATTTCGAGCGGTTACCTGCACGACCCCGTTATCACACATTTCGAAGACTACGGCTTTGCTGGCACTCTTACAAAGCCGTATAACCCCGAAGAACTCGATCAAAAGCTTGCCGCCGTAATTGGCGGCGCCGCATAAACGCGCAATCCATCACAAGCCATAGGATTCTTACGGCTTATCACAAGCCCTTCCCCAAAAATCTTGACACACGGTTCGTTGTCAGTGTACTTTCTCAGGACGGCGGCTCACGCGGCGTGCGGGGCGGGAAAGAGAAGCCCTGACAACATGAACCGCTCACTTTAAGAGCACGGGATGGAATTAAAGGACAAGATAGCGATTGTTACGGGCGGAGGCCAGGGCATCGGCAGGGCTATAGCACGCTTGTTCGCCAAAGAAGGGGCCACTGTGCTTATAGCCGGAAGAACGCTTAGATCTCTCGAAGAAACATGCAGTGAGATAAATACGGCCGGGGGCGAGGCTTACTTCGTCCAGACAGACGTTTCCAATGAGAGTGAGGTAATACGCATGGTATCCGAAACCGCGTGCCGTTTTGGCAGAATTGACATACTCGTCAACAACAGCGGTATCTCGGGGCCGACAGTGAGAGTGGCCGCAATGGATCTGTCTCAGTGGAACGAAACGCTGGCCATCAACCTCACGGGCAGTATGCTCTGCGCGAGGGAGGTACTGAAATATATGATGCCCGCGCGAAGCGGCTCTATCGTCAACATCGTTTCAGAGGCGGGCAGGGCCGGTGACGGAAGAGCCGGCTATCCCATGCGAAGCGCATATTGTTCTTCCAAGATGGGTCAGATCGGTCTTACGGAGACGCTCGCAGTTGAAGTTGGGGAGTATAATATCCGTGTAAATGCGGTGAGCCCTGGACCGATACAAGGGGAACGCATATTCAGGGTGGTCAGAAAACGCTCCGAGGCCACCGGTGCGGCGTTTGAAGATATGCTCAAGGACCTGTCTTCGAATTGTTCCTTGAAACGATTGGCCACGGAAGAAGAAACAGCGGCGGTCGTTCTCTTCCTCGCCTCAGACGCGTCGAGCGGTGTAACCGGGCAGACCATACCGGTGAGCTGCGGCCAGCATATAAGCTTCTGAACCCAGTTGACGGCGCAGTCGTTCGGATACATGGAAGAAGCGTTGAATCAGTGATTCGACAAGTACATAACAGGAGGAAGTAAGATGGCATCAGAAGTCGAAAAGAACAAAAAAATCGCTGCCGAGTTCTACGATCTCATCATCAACAAGAAAGATTACGAGTCGGCAAAAAAGTTTGTCGGGAATCGTTATAAGCAGCACAACCCCCTTGTGGCGGACGGTCCCGAAGGTCTCAAGGCCTTTATCGATTTCCTTAAAACAAACTACCCGCAGGCAAAGAGCGAGATCAAGAAGATTATCGCCGAGGGAGACCTCGTGGTACTTCACGTACTTTCCGTGCGCACGACCGAGCTGAAACGCGCGATTATCGAGATATTCAGACTTGAGAACGGCAAGATAGAGGAACACTGGGACGTTATCCAGGAGATCCCGAAAACTTCAGCCAATCCGAACGGTATGTTCTGAAAAA contains the following coding sequences:
- a CDS encoding PaaI family thioesterase, coding for MKGRLPAYKRSFFSSPERSDGLQLTMMCDGSLVYTDFFVDRRFEGYKNVVHGGMIFGVLDSIIWYVILLETKKMAMTRKVEMEFLKPIACNIHYRAQGKFVRMEKKDIHATAWVEDGNGEIYARMNAVFREGKKIDLQGVANRMELDTATPEMREFFLSLGRQD
- a CDS encoding (deoxy)nucleoside triphosphate pyrophosphohydrolase, with product MTNPEYVPVTAAVIEKDGKILIARRKTPFMGYAWEFPGGKLEDNETLEECLKREIREELDIEIHVGPLISLNKHVLNCESAIVLYAYRARHVSGEITLKDHEEVKWVRPEDLLNYDFPDPDRLIARKVSEG
- a CDS encoding nucleoside transporter C-terminal domain-containing protein, whose amino-acid sequence is MSVYNLVSAGGIVFFIAFLFLFSQSRRRVSFRVIFWGIALQILFALFVFLFPLGAKFFLFLNDATMKLIDSAFEGIRFLFGPLATAPGEAGSLGFILAFQALPSIIFFAALMELLYHVGLMEKLIDVFARIFRMVMGISGAESLCASAQIFLGIESNLTVRPYLSKMTKSELLVVLTTGMATIASSVLGFYVIILAGVFPTVAGHLISASILLAPSAILASKIIIPETEIPLTLGKVVKVEYTKADNVIEAIINGAMAGVKMVVGIGALLIAFIGLVSLVDVGLLYAGKGLGFLLKTPVDITINHILQYVFYPFTVAMGVPPVDAPAIAKIIGERIIMTEVKSYQDLSLIMKEGKIVYERSAVIATYALCGFAHVPSLAIFVGGTSSLVPERTKDIAILGLWSLLAANVACFITGAVAGLFYTGGGGILLHP
- the cooS gene encoding anaerobic carbon-monoxide dehydrogenase catalytic subunit — encoded protein: MEGDRISYHESVRRMYERIKKDGMTNIWDRYEAQGLSSSPDQRCPFCQGGVRCDLCSNGPCRADVAKDKRGVCGITGDGMAMRMMLLRNVMGASTYHYHTEQTVKTLRAVADGRSPFTIREPEKLSAFANRFNIPSDFPPDELAIMLCNYFEADFNRKYDEPSYIVETLAPMERKAVWKKLGIFPGGIHGEMMFATSSCLTNVDGYYASLALKAMRLGIAMAYQSQIVNEYCQDVLFGIPRPHTMRVDLGVLDPTYVNVLPNGHEPFLGFAMVELARKPAWQEKAKIAGAKGLRVIANIETGQEMIQRWAMDDVFYGFTGNWIMQEAVLASGCVDLFACDMNCSMPIDPKYAEKYRFKLVAVSPLVVFEGVTDRLEYVPQEAEKQAAVLLEMAIANFKERRSTVEAVVGLPVTEATVGFSSESILDALGGTLTPLFDALNNGLVRGIAGLVSCTTLRDVGQDIHSVRIAKELIKRDVLVLSMGCGNGAMQVAGLTSPNAKEFAGEGLKKVCDTLSLPPVLSFGTCTDTGRLADLLFLISNATGIAIPDLPVAAVAPEYMEQKATIDAIFALALGLYTYVNPVPTVTGGPNLVRLLTSDLKDLTGGVLNVETDYTKAVDGIMAHIEAKRQRLGL
- a CDS encoding PAS domain S-box protein gives rise to the protein MDEMEHAFFGEAPWFRTILNNMPHPVYCQDVQGYYLAYNRAFLKLFGEGLHESYVGKTVFDLPISPEERVSWHKADLDLYRSPGDRTHEQTLTFPDGSVRNVCLRRNTLCHADGKVAGIVGFMSDTPNSAIVKDERRSEAQFDKSSEASPDAILFVENGIITDANERTGRMFGLDRNLLVGRSLADFIASEPGSATERRVDSSGEERYETVGVRRDGTIFPIGVSTRPLDLDGKQIGVSVVRDLTEQKKMEEEILKSKNLQSVGTLAGGIAHDFNNLLMAIVGNISLARLHASEGSKTVDYLAEAERIVFMGKELTNQLLTFSNGVDAVKKHIDIAPLVKETAEEIFRGSFIKPHYTIADDLFLVEVDENQIRRVIRNIISNAKEAMPGGGTISITCENANITMQHKLPLPKGKYVRILIQDEGVGISRENLSKIFDPYFTTKDMGPKKGVGLGLAISYSIIRRHNGYIYVDSAPDKGATFQIYLPAYKQPVSLASARKEVLARGKGRVLVLDDEKLVLEIAEELLRYMGYEVTTTQTGEEAVFLYREAMGSDASYDAVILDLAIEDGMGGAEVMENLKAMDPRVRAIISSGYLHDPVITHFEDYGFAGTLTKPYNPEELDQKLAAVIGGAA
- a CDS encoding SDR family NAD(P)-dependent oxidoreductase, with product MELKDKIAIVTGGGQGIGRAIARLFAKEGATVLIAGRTLRSLEETCSEINTAGGEAYFVQTDVSNESEVIRMVSETACRFGRIDILVNNSGISGPTVRVAAMDLSQWNETLAINLTGSMLCAREVLKYMMPARSGSIVNIVSEAGRAGDGRAGYPMRSAYCSSKMGQIGLTETLAVEVGEYNIRVNAVSPGPIQGERIFRVVRKRSEATGAAFEDMLKDLSSNCSLKRLATEEETAAVVLFLASDASSGVTGQTIPVSCGQHISF
- a CDS encoding ester cyclase; amino-acid sequence: MASEVEKNKKIAAEFYDLIINKKDYESAKKFVGNRYKQHNPLVADGPEGLKAFIDFLKTNYPQAKSEIKKIIAEGDLVVLHVLSVRTTELKRAIIEIFRLENGKIEEHWDVIQEIPKTSANPNGMF